Within the Procambarus clarkii isolate CNS0578487 chromosome 28, FALCON_Pclarkii_2.0, whole genome shotgun sequence genome, the region aggTATGATGGATGTtatgtgtaaactagtctttgaaacagtaagaagattacaaaacgAGTTCGGGCGTCAGAcccaaaataaaaatgtaaagaattaattttggagagttaatttttcaattaccccccgATAGTAATAAAAAacctaagaaatattgagaacattcgtgttagaattattaaccttaccctttcggtcatatttaacaacatatatatatattatatatatatatatatatatatatatatatatatatatatatatatatatatatatatatatatatatatatatatatatatatatatatatatatgtcgtacctaatagccagaacgcacttctcagcctactattcaaggcccgatttgcctaatgactcTGACTCTGCAGGACTCAAGTCTGGACCATCGGGTGGCGGTGGAGAGCCTCACAGACAGTCAGGTGGGAAGCATTTTCTGATAACCTTGGCCGGGGTCAGCTGAAGTACAGAGAGCGTCCTCACACTTCAccggtgtgcgtgtgtggtgtttaAAACTGTTTTATATTACAGAGAGCCTGTTCGAGCCTCCTCCTGCCCCCCAACACCATGCCTGGTTACCGGGAAGCATCGTTTGTCACGTCCATTAACTGCTGGACCAGATCGAGCCTCCTCCTGCCCCCCAACCCATGCCTGGTTACCGGGAAGCATCGTTTGTCACGTCCATTAACTGCTGGACCAGATCGAGCCTCCTCCTGCCCCCCAACACCATGCCTGGTTACCGGGAAGCATCGTTTGTCACGTCCATTAACTGCTGGACCAGATCGAGCCTCCTCCTGCCCCCCAACACCATGCCTGGTTACCGGGAAGCATCGTTTGTCACGTCCATTACTGAGAGCCTGTTCGAGCCTCCTCCTGCCCCCCAACACCATGCCTGGTTACCGGGAAGCATCGTTTGTCACGTCTATTAACTGCTGGACCAGAGTGACAAATTATTCCTCACAATCTCGCCGAATAATTTCCTTCCAGCTCTTGGGACACAAATATTTTTAATGGAGTTTCCTCTCTTCTTTCCGGATCTTGCTCGACCATTTGTCACACAAGCCGGCTGTTATGAAGGGTCTGGCAGGAGGCCGCTGGCAGGAGCCGGTGCTCCAGCTGGCTCCTTCAAGGAACACTCTTGTGACGGGCGGGTACACAGCCCACGGCTGCTCACAGCTGTTTCATGTGGATTGTTGACATATAAGATTTTTTGTGTTGCTTGTtttgtgacagagagagagagagagagagagagaggagagagagagaggagagagagagagaggagagagagagagagagagagagagagagaagagagaagagagagagagagagagagaagagagagagagagagagagagagagagagagagaagaggagagagagagagagaggagaagagagagagagagagaagagagagagagagagaagagaagagagagagagagagagagagagagagagatagagagagagagagagagagagagagaaggagaggagagagagagagagaaaaggagagagagagagagagagaagaggagagagagNNNNNNNNNNNNNNNNNNNNNNNNNNNNNNNNNNNNNNNNNNNNNNNNNNNNNNNNNNNNNNNNNNNNNNNNNNNNNNNNNNNNNNNNNNNNNNNNNNNNNNNNNNNNNNNNNNNNNNNNNNNNNNNNNNNNNNNNNNNNNNNNNNNNNNNNNNNNNNNNNNNNNNNNNNNNNNNNNNNNNNNNNNNNNNNNNNNNNNNNNNNNNNNNNNNNNNNNNNNNNNNNNNNNNNNNNNNNNNNNNNNNNNNNNNNNNNNNNNNNNNNNNNNNNNNNNNNNNNNNNNNNNNNNNNNNNNNNNNNNNNNNNNNNNNNNNNNNNNNNNNNNNNNNNNNNNNNNNNNNNNNNNNNNNNNNNNNNNNNNNNNNNNNNNNNNNNNNNNNNNNNNNNNNNNNNNNNNNNNNNNNNNNNNNNNNNNNNNNNNNNNNNNNNNNNNNNNNNNNNNNNNNNNNNNNNNNNNNNNNNNNNNNNNNNNNNNNNNNNNNNNNNNNNNNNNNNNNNNNNtcatgggctcctacacacctccactCAAGTGGCCCATGACTGATGGGCGGGTAGCGTCACGCTGGGGTGGTACATGTGCCGtcatgggctcctacacacctccactCAAGTGGAAGGAGTCCGTAGGACTCAAGTTCAGTTGTAACACTGATTACGACCTTGTCTGCACGACGATCTTCGATGTGTTACAGATAAAGATGGACGAACTATTTAGTTACCAACCACTGCCAGGGAACGGAGTGGTGGtgaaatttgaaaacaatgtgAGATTTTCAGAGTTTCTAAAGAAGTATGATGATGGTTCTTAGTGTGGCGAGGTGAAGGGTCTGGCCACACTAAGTCCTCTCAATGCTCTAGTCACAGCCTCGTCTCTCACTTGCAACAGGTCGTCTCTCACTTGCAACAGGTCGTCTTTCACTTGCAATAGGTCGTCTCTCACTTGCAACAGGTCGTCTTTCACTTGCAACAGGTCGTCTCTCACTTGTAACAGGTCGTCTCTCACTTGCAACAGGTAGTCTCTCACTTGTTACAGGTCGTCTTTCACTTGCAGCAGGTCGTTCCTCACTTGCAGCAGGTAGTCTCTCACTTGCAACAGGTCGTTCCTCACTTGAAACAGGTCGTTCCTCACTCGCAACAGGTCGTTCCTCACTTGCAACAGGTAGTCTCTCACTTGCAACAGATCGTCTCTCACTTGCAACAGGTCGTCTCTCACTTGCAACAGGTCGTCTCTCACTTGCAACAGGTCGTTCCTCACTTGTAACAGGCTGTCTCACTTGCAGCAGGTAGTCTCTCACTTGCTACAGGTCGTCTCTCACTTGCAACAGGTCGTCTCTCACTTGCTACAGGTAGTCTCTCACTTGCAACAGGTCGTCTCTCACTTGCTACAGGTAGTCTCTCACTTGCAACAGGTCGTCTCTCACTTGCTACAGGTAGTCTCTCACTTGCAACAGGTAGTCCCACAGCAGACCTGTCAACCTCATCACCTGCCCCCACCAGCCGGAGGCGACGGTCGAAAAGGAAAGCAAAACGTCAGCAAGTGGAATCAGAACCAGCACCAGAGTTCCTAGAATCACCATTGCTTCCATCTGATACGGATGCGGCAGTCAGATATGAGGCCCCAGACTTCGACCTAAACTCaagcaaatcaagcaagaaaTAGCCCTACTATGGACTTTACCTCAATCACGGTGGCACTTTCAACGGCAATCGAAGCACAAGAATAGTCATTGCCTTAGAATGCAACAGGATCATCAACCAACTCAAGACCTGCTTTCCTTACCCTGTTTTTGTCCACCACGAGACCGTGGAACTATATGTTGACCTCAGCGCTCTGGAGAGTGAATACATCGACCCTAAATTCGATTTCAAGATGGGACAAgtgaccttcctggaagaagatgaagacccgACAGGAACACTAATACCACCGCTGTCATTTGGGAAGTACATGCGAATACCTCGTGGCCAAGACACCACCAAGCAACagtgaacttacctctcaccacctcaataaggaagacgcctcctccaagccagacacaccacctcaagtgaaccaggacgacataaccctgccccaccactagcctcctgccgcccaagaagaacttaagctacaggctttgactgaaaaaacatctccaatccacggtggacgggccaccgaactttcaagcctcctatctctacatccaaatcctcttccaagaatttcatcgccccctccttcttcctcccacatcctttccaagctctttggacatcaaagctctCACTTGCAACAGGTAGTCTCTCACTTGCAACAGGTAGTCTCTCACTTGCAACAGGTCGTCTCTCACTTGTAACAGGTAGTCTCTCACTTGCAACAGGTAGTCTCTCACTTGCAACAGGTAGTCTCTCACTTGCAACAGGTCGTCTCTCACTTGCAACAGGTAGTCTCTCACTTGCAACAGGTAGTCTCTCACTTGCAACAGGTCGTCTCTCACTTGTAACAGGTAGTCTCTCACTGGCAACAGATCGTCTCTCACTGGCAACAGGTCGTCTCTCACTGGCAACAGGTAGTCTCTCACTTGCTACAGGTAGTCTCTCACTTGCAACAGGTAGTCTCTCACTTGCTACAGGTAGTCTCTCACTTGCTACAGGTAGTCTCTCACTTGCTACAGGTAGTCTCTCACTTGCAACAGGTCGTCTCTCACTTGCAACAGGTAGTCTCTCACTTGCAACAGGTAGTCTCTCACTTGCAACAGGTAGTCTCTCACTTGCTACAGGTAGTCTCTCACTTGCAACAGGTAGTCTCTCACTGGCAACAGGTAGTCTCTCACTTGCAACAGGTCGTCTCTCACTTGCAACAGGTAGTCTCTCACTTGCAACAGGTAGTCTCTCACTTGCAACAGGTAGTCTCTCACTTGCTACAGGTAGTCTCTCACTTGCTACAGGTAGTCTCTCACTTGCTACAGGTCGTCTCTCACTTGCAACAGGTAGTCTCTCACTTGCAACAGGTAGTCTCTCACTTGCAACAGGTAGTCTCTCACTTGCAACAGGTAGTCTCTCACTTGCAACAGGTAATCTCTCCCACACCAAGTGTGTCTCGGGCTCGAATCGGGT harbors:
- the LOC123755150 gene encoding zonadhesin-like; the encoded protein is MVKLMGFLLLHGPTSIRGSDEPAELDLIFTSEVNFHTESEVNFHTESEDHNSAPLPYSNFTLTSSDKPFIIHVAASGTGIGGDLVQQRCEENTPVSDHRYTELQNNCKNNIDGHLAKNNIDDHLAKITYPETHLVWERLPVASERLPVASERLPVASERLPVASERLPVASERRPVASERLPVASERLPVASERLPVASERLPVASERLPVASERRPVASERLPVASERLPVASERLPVASERLPVASERLPVASERLPVASERRPVASERLPVASERLPVASERLPVASERLPVASERLPVASERLPVASERRPVASERRSVASERLPVTSERRPVASERLPVASERLPVASERRPVASERLPVASERLPVASERLPVTSERRPVASERLPVASERLPVASESFDVQRAWKGCGRKKEGQVRDYLLQVRQPVTSEERPVASERRPVASERRPVASERRSVASERLPVASEERPVASEERPVSSEERPVASERLPAASEERPAASERRPVTSERLPVASERRPVTSERRPVASERRPVASERRPIASERRPVASERRPVASERRGCD